In Tepidamorphus gemmatus, one genomic interval encodes:
- the rpsU gene encoding 30S ribosomal protein S21, whose amino-acid sequence MQVIVRENNVDQALKALKKKMQREGIFREMKLRNFYEKPSEKKAREKAESIRRARKLARKRAQREGLIPGKRKR is encoded by the coding sequence GTGCAGGTCATCGTTCGCGAAAACAACGTGGATCAGGCGCTCAAGGCGCTCAAGAAGAAGATGCAGCGCGAGGGCATCTTCCGCGAGATGAAGCTCCGGAACTTCTACGAGAAGCCGTCGGAGAAGAAGGCACGCGAGAAGGCCGAGTCGATCCGCCGCGCACGCAAGCTGGCCCGCAAGCGCGCCCAGCGCGAAGGGTTGATCCCCGGCAAGCGCAAGCGCTGA
- a CDS encoding 5-(carboxyamino)imidazole ribonucleotide synthase, with protein sequence MTADPLPPGSTIGILGGGQLGRMLAMAAARLGLRTHVYCPDPDSPAFDVAAARTVAAYTDETALTAFAAGCDAVTFEFENVPARTVEVLSARLPTRPGARSLAVCQDRLEEKRLCAALGIATADWLPVDDAEGARAAAATLARPAILKTRRLGYDGKGQACVDGPEAAEDAFAAIGGAVSVLEARVPFACEVSVIGVRAADGAFAAYDVTENEHEAGILRTSRVPARIGEETAAAARAIARRIADALGHVGVLGVEMFVLREGNCESLLVNEIAPRVHNTGHWTIEACPASQFEAHVRAVAGWPLPSTRRVADARMTNLIGADAEAWAELAAEPGAALHLYGKREARPGRKMGHVTRLGPTADPTRPLTVGEVDSA encoded by the coding sequence ATGACCGCCGACCCCCTTCCTCCCGGCTCCACGATCGGAATTCTCGGTGGCGGCCAGCTTGGCCGGATGCTGGCAATGGCCGCAGCACGGCTCGGGCTGAGGACGCATGTCTATTGCCCCGATCCCGACAGTCCCGCCTTTGACGTGGCCGCGGCGCGGACGGTTGCCGCCTACACGGACGAGACCGCGCTCACGGCCTTTGCGGCCGGCTGCGACGCTGTGACATTCGAGTTCGAGAACGTGCCTGCCCGCACGGTCGAGGTGCTGTCGGCGCGGTTGCCGACTCGGCCTGGGGCGCGCTCGCTTGCTGTTTGCCAGGACAGGCTCGAGGAAAAGCGGCTGTGCGCCGCGCTCGGGATCGCCACCGCGGACTGGCTGCCCGTCGATGATGCGGAGGGCGCGCGTGCGGCGGCGGCGACGCTCGCCCGGCCAGCGATCCTGAAGACCCGCAGGCTCGGCTATGACGGCAAGGGCCAGGCGTGCGTGGACGGACCTGAGGCTGCGGAGGACGCCTTTGCCGCGATCGGCGGGGCGGTCTCGGTGCTGGAGGCGAGGGTGCCCTTCGCCTGCGAGGTCTCGGTCATCGGCGTGCGCGCCGCAGATGGCGCGTTTGCGGCCTATGACGTCACCGAGAACGAGCACGAGGCCGGTATCCTGCGCACCAGCCGCGTGCCGGCCCGCATCGGTGAGGAGACCGCGGCGGCGGCGCGCGCCATTGCCCGCCGCATCGCCGATGCGCTCGGCCATGTCGGCGTGCTCGGAGTCGAGATGTTCGTCCTGCGCGAGGGCAATTGCGAGAGCCTCCTGGTCAACGAGATTGCCCCGCGCGTCCACAACACCGGTCACTGGACGATCGAGGCCTGTCCGGCGAGCCAGTTCGAGGCGCATGTGCGGGCTGTCGCCGGCTGGCCATTGCCATCGACGCGCCGCGTGGCCGACGCCCGGATGACCAATCTGATCGGCGCCGATGCCGAGGCGTGGGCCGAACTCGCGGCGGAGCCCGGTGCGGCCCTCCACCTCTACGGCAAGCGCGAGGCCCGTCCGGGGCGCAAGATGGGCCATGTGACGCGGCTCGGTCCGACGGCCGATCCCACCCGTCCGTTGACGGTCGGCGAAGTGGACTCGGCCTGA